From a single Couchioplanes caeruleus genomic region:
- the ftsY gene encoding signal recognition particle-docking protein FtsY: MEYVVASLILLAVLIVGAVGLVVPRLRRRELPPRGESGAGTTTLERPPAVPSTDTLPPLIERPAEPSVVEEPVVEAPTVERPEPTAGRLVRLRARLSRSQSVFGRGLLSVLSRDHLDEDAWEEIEDSLISADVGVEATQVLVERLRERVRVLGTRTVAEVRQQLAEELTAALDPEMDRSLRTAPHDGRPAVVLVVGVNGAGKTTTCGKIGRVLIADGRTVLFGAADTFRAAAAEQLATWGERVGAETVRGPEGGDPASVAFDAVKRGIDTGIDTVLVDTAGRLQNKVGLMDELGKVKRVVEKHGPVDETLLILDATTGQNGLEQARVFTEVVDVTGVVLTKLDGTAKGGIVIAVQRKLGIPVKLVGLGEGPDDLAPFEPAAFVEALLGSDA, from the coding sequence ATGGAATACGTGGTCGCCTCCCTGATCCTGCTGGCGGTGCTGATCGTCGGGGCCGTGGGCCTCGTCGTGCCGCGCCTGCGCCGGCGTGAGCTGCCGCCGCGCGGGGAGAGCGGTGCGGGCACGACGACGCTCGAGCGGCCGCCCGCCGTGCCGTCCACCGACACGCTGCCGCCACTCATCGAGCGGCCGGCCGAGCCGTCGGTCGTCGAGGAGCCGGTGGTCGAGGCGCCGACCGTCGAGCGGCCCGAGCCCACCGCGGGCCGTCTGGTGCGGCTGCGGGCGCGGCTCAGCCGGTCGCAGAGCGTCTTCGGCCGGGGGCTGCTCAGCGTGCTCTCCCGCGACCACCTCGACGAGGACGCGTGGGAGGAGATCGAGGACAGCCTGATCAGCGCCGACGTCGGCGTCGAGGCGACCCAGGTCCTCGTCGAGCGGCTGCGGGAGCGGGTGCGGGTGCTGGGGACCCGTACGGTCGCCGAGGTGCGCCAGCAGCTGGCCGAGGAACTGACCGCGGCGCTGGACCCGGAGATGGACCGCAGCCTGCGGACCGCCCCGCACGACGGGCGGCCCGCGGTCGTCCTGGTCGTCGGCGTCAACGGCGCGGGCAAGACCACCACCTGCGGCAAGATCGGCCGGGTGCTGATCGCGGACGGGCGCACGGTGCTGTTCGGCGCCGCGGACACGTTCCGGGCCGCCGCCGCCGAGCAGCTGGCCACCTGGGGCGAGCGGGTCGGCGCGGAGACCGTCCGCGGCCCCGAGGGCGGTGACCCGGCCAGCGTCGCGTTCGACGCCGTGAAGCGGGGCATCGACACCGGCATCGACACGGTGCTCGTCGACACCGCCGGCCGGCTGCAGAACAAGGTCGGCCTCATGGACGAGCTGGGCAAGGTCAAGCGGGTCGTGGAGAAGCACGGTCCGGTCGACGAGACACTGCTCATCCTGGACGCCACCACCGGCCAGAACGGCCTGGAGCAGGCGCGGGTGTTCACCGAGGTGGTGGACGTGACCGGCGTCGTGCTGACCAAGCTGGACGGCACGGCCAAGGGCGGCATCGTCATCGCCGTGCAGCGCAAGCTGGGCATCCCGGTGAAGCTGGTGGGTCTGGGCGAGGGCCCCGACGATCTCGCGCCGTTCGAGCCCGCCGCCTTCGTCGAGGCGTTGCTTGGCTCCGACGCGTAG
- a CDS encoding aminoglycoside phosphotransferase family protein, with product MTQEPVREIPLHGGNVSTVSRVGDTVRRNAGPWTPAVHSLLNHLQRVGFTGSPHALGMDEKGREVLSYLDGECGEYPLAPHWTTEEALVTVATMLRMFHDAQYGFQPPPNAVWRSFGPPPPDTEVICHHDAAPHNVVWRPDGTLALIDFDLASPGARIYDVAYAAWTWVPLFSDRDSYTLGWKRPNRPRRLRLFADAYGLIPRDRHRLVRTIRKRIVDHVEGIRRMAAAGDPAFVRIVHKGHLRRPMRDLRLLDYERHTLEYALR from the coding sequence GTGACGCAAGAGCCCGTCCGCGAGATCCCTCTGCACGGCGGCAACGTCAGCACGGTCTCGCGGGTCGGCGACACCGTGCGCCGCAACGCCGGCCCGTGGACGCCGGCCGTGCACTCGCTGCTCAACCACCTGCAGCGGGTCGGTTTCACCGGGTCGCCGCACGCCCTCGGGATGGACGAGAAGGGCCGCGAGGTGCTGTCGTACCTCGACGGCGAGTGCGGTGAGTATCCGCTCGCGCCGCACTGGACCACCGAGGAAGCGCTGGTCACGGTCGCCACGATGCTGCGGATGTTCCACGACGCGCAGTACGGCTTCCAGCCCCCGCCGAACGCGGTGTGGCGCAGCTTCGGCCCGCCGCCGCCCGACACCGAGGTGATCTGCCACCACGACGCCGCCCCGCACAACGTGGTGTGGCGCCCCGACGGCACCCTCGCGCTCATCGACTTCGACCTGGCCTCGCCGGGCGCGCGCATCTACGACGTGGCGTACGCGGCGTGGACGTGGGTGCCGCTGTTCAGCGACCGGGACTCGTACACGCTGGGGTGGAAGCGCCCCAACCGGCCGCGGCGGCTGCGGCTGTTCGCGGACGCGTACGGCCTGATCCCGCGCGACCGGCACCGCCTGGTCCGGACCATCCGCAAGCGGATCGTGGATCACGTCGAGGGCATCCGGCGGATGGCCGCCGCCGGCGATCCCGCGTTCGTGCGGATCGTGCACAAGGGCCATCTGCGCCGGCCGATGCGCGACCTGCGGCTGCTCGACTACGAGCGGCACACCCTCGAGTACGCGCTCAGGTAA
- a CDS encoding ammonium transporter — translation MEINTGNTAWLLLSSALVLLMTPGLALFYGGLNRSKGVLNMMMMSFSCIGLISILWVLYGFTLAFGVNGSAGLNNIIGNFSTYFGTGTGAITEEWLFFGANTGIPTYAFMAFQMMFAIITVALISGAVSDRMKFGGWVIFALAWFTLVYVPVAHWVWGGGFIGSKIRALDFAGGTAVHINAGAAALALCLILGKRVGWPRENMRPHNVPFVALGAGLLWFGWFGFNAGSELTVDGTTVFAFINTQVATAAALVGWVVVEWIRDGKPTLVGASSGAVAGLVAITPACGFVAPLPAVLIGLVAGAVCALAVGLKYRFGYDDSLDVVGVHFVGGWIGSLSIGFFATAQVNAGITDSKILNASEGLFYGGGLTQLGRQFLGSFVVTLYSFAIAAAIALIIKAAKGLRVSEEAEISGIDIADHGETGYDLTPAGGSGGGGAFAMAGLTPSKSIDADGKADVSQKVAG, via the coding sequence GTGGAGATCAACACCGGCAACACCGCCTGGTTGCTCCTGTCGTCTGCGCTCGTTTTGCTCATGACACCCGGTCTGGCGCTGTTCTACGGTGGCCTCAACCGGTCCAAGGGCGTACTGAACATGATGATGATGAGCTTCTCGTGCATCGGGCTCATCTCCATCCTGTGGGTTCTGTACGGCTTCACTCTGGCCTTCGGTGTCAACGGCAGCGCGGGCCTGAACAACATCATCGGCAACTTCTCGACCTACTTCGGTACGGGCACCGGCGCGATCACCGAGGAGTGGCTCTTCTTCGGCGCGAACACCGGCATCCCCACGTACGCCTTCATGGCCTTCCAGATGATGTTCGCCATCATCACCGTCGCGCTGATCAGCGGCGCGGTGTCGGACCGCATGAAGTTCGGCGGCTGGGTCATCTTCGCGCTTGCCTGGTTCACGCTGGTCTACGTCCCGGTCGCGCACTGGGTCTGGGGCGGCGGCTTCATCGGCTCCAAGATCCGCGCGCTCGACTTCGCCGGCGGTACGGCGGTCCACATCAACGCCGGCGCGGCCGCGCTGGCGCTGTGCCTGATCCTCGGCAAGCGCGTCGGCTGGCCACGGGAGAACATGCGCCCGCACAACGTGCCGTTCGTGGCCCTCGGCGCCGGCCTGCTGTGGTTCGGCTGGTTCGGCTTCAACGCGGGCTCCGAGCTCACCGTCGACGGCACCACGGTCTTCGCGTTCATCAACACCCAGGTCGCCACGGCCGCCGCGCTGGTCGGCTGGGTCGTGGTGGAGTGGATCCGCGACGGCAAGCCGACCCTGGTCGGCGCCTCGTCCGGCGCGGTCGCCGGCCTGGTCGCCATCACCCCGGCGTGTGGCTTCGTCGCCCCGCTGCCGGCCGTGCTGATCGGCCTCGTCGCCGGTGCGGTCTGCGCCCTCGCCGTCGGCCTGAAGTACCGCTTCGGCTACGACGACTCGCTCGACGTGGTCGGCGTCCACTTCGTCGGTGGCTGGATCGGCTCGCTGTCGATCGGCTTCTTCGCCACCGCGCAGGTCAACGCGGGCATCACCGACAGCAAGATCCTCAACGCGAGCGAGGGCCTGTTCTACGGCGGCGGGCTCACCCAGCTGGGCCGGCAGTTCCTGGGCAGCTTCGTCGTGACGCTCTACTCCTTCGCCATCGCCGCGGCGATCGCGCTGATCATCAAGGCCGCGAAGGGCCTCCGGGTCAGCGAGGAGGCCGAGATCTCCGGCATCGACATCGCGGATCACGGCGAGACCGGCTACGACCTCACCCCGGCCGGCGGCTCCGGCGGCGGCGGGGCGTTCGCGATGGCCGGCCTGACCCCTTCGAAGTCCATCGACGCTGACGGTAAGGCCGACGTCAGCCAGAAGGTCGCCGGTTAA
- a CDS encoding P-II family nitrogen regulator, whose amino-acid sequence MKLVTAVIKPYQLDAVKEALHALGVAGLTVSEVQGYGRQKGHTEVYRGAEYTVEFLPKIKVEVVTDEIDVEKVVDAVVTSARTGKIGDGKVWVTSVDDVVRVRTGERGLDAL is encoded by the coding sequence ATGAAGCTGGTGACCGCGGTCATCAAGCCGTACCAGCTCGACGCCGTGAAGGAGGCGCTGCACGCACTGGGCGTCGCCGGGCTCACGGTGAGCGAGGTACAGGGCTACGGACGGCAGAAGGGCCACACGGAGGTGTACCGGGGCGCCGAGTACACCGTGGAATTCCTGCCCAAGATCAAGGTAGAGGTCGTCACGGACGAGATCGACGTCGAGAAGGTCGTCGACGCGGTCGTCACCTCCGCCCGGACCGGCAAGATCGGCGACGGCAAGGTGTGGGTCACATCGGTCGACGACGTGGTCCGGGTCCGTACCGGCGAGCGCGGGCTCGACGCGCTCTGA
- a CDS encoding [protein-PII] uridylyltransferase: MVSEPQAVPRVPSGGPLATQRTHIGAAARADRAAALDAWLARMFPSHLPGVSLVAVGGLGRRDCAPYSDLDLVLLHNGTAGIDRIAAALWYPIWDARLGLDHSVRTLPEALSVAHDDVKVALGLLDARHVAGDAALSAELIAATGDQWRRTAVRLLPQLKEITATRWATHGELAFLLEGDLKEAAGGLRDMTILRGIGRAGVADTLRPAVRAADLRLLDTRDALHLAVGRRVDRLVAQERGAVAELLDLDDGDTLLRRVAGDARTIAHALDDAWRAADRLRSGRRRGVTQGRPVRRPVARDVVEQDGELVLARTAIGPVPDPTLSLRVAAAAATVRLPIARATCEWLAAFCPPLPTPWPPAARAALVSLLGSGPGLLPAWETCDRYGLIDAWLPEWARMRSLPQHHPVHRFTLDRHLVQAAYEASAYARDVERPDLLLIGAFLHDVGKGLPGDHSTVGAPIAADIATRIGLPPADVATVEKLVRLHLLLPDIATRRDLSDPVTISTVAGAVGDTGTLDLLHALARADSHATGPAAWSDWKGRLIEELVRRVHTALDTGALPAPPQPDPELLEGDLPAVHLEGDRVAVAAADRRGLLGSVAACLALHRLDVVAADACSVDGRAIVEFTTQPRYGSPADPVALAADLRRVAVGDVSVTQRLRARAKSDRAGAAPRVVWLREAATDAVVLELRAPDSSGLLYRVATALDDAGAEVRAARISTLGGDVVDAFYLVGAWADEAERARVEAAVLGVV; the protein is encoded by the coding sequence ATGGTCAGTGAGCCCCAGGCGGTACCGCGCGTGCCGTCTGGGGGCCCGCTTGCCACCCAGAGGACGCACATCGGCGCTGCCGCCCGGGCTGACCGGGCCGCGGCGCTCGATGCGTGGCTGGCCCGGATGTTCCCCAGCCACCTGCCCGGCGTGAGCCTGGTCGCCGTGGGCGGGCTGGGCCGGCGCGACTGCGCGCCGTACAGCGACCTGGACCTGGTGCTGCTGCACAACGGCACGGCCGGCATCGACCGGATCGCCGCCGCGCTCTGGTACCCGATCTGGGACGCCCGGCTGGGCCTCGACCACTCGGTGCGGACGCTGCCCGAGGCGCTGTCGGTGGCCCACGACGACGTGAAGGTCGCGCTGGGCCTGCTCGACGCCCGGCACGTCGCCGGTGACGCCGCGCTGTCCGCCGAGCTGATCGCGGCCACCGGGGACCAGTGGCGGCGCACCGCCGTACGCCTGCTCCCGCAGCTGAAGGAGATCACCGCGACGCGGTGGGCGACCCACGGCGAGCTCGCGTTCCTGCTGGAGGGCGATCTCAAGGAGGCCGCCGGCGGGCTGCGCGACATGACGATCCTGCGCGGCATCGGCCGGGCCGGGGTCGCCGACACGTTGCGCCCCGCGGTGCGCGCGGCCGACCTGCGCCTGCTGGACACGCGCGACGCCCTGCACCTGGCCGTGGGCCGCCGGGTCGACCGGCTCGTCGCGCAGGAACGCGGCGCGGTCGCGGAGCTGCTGGACCTGGACGACGGTGACACGCTGCTGCGGCGCGTCGCCGGGGACGCCCGGACGATCGCGCACGCCCTGGACGACGCGTGGCGGGCGGCCGACCGGTTGCGCAGCGGCCGCCGCCGCGGTGTGACCCAGGGCCGCCCGGTCCGTCGCCCGGTGGCCCGCGACGTGGTCGAACAGGACGGTGAGCTGGTGCTCGCCCGGACCGCGATCGGCCCGGTCCCGGATCCCACGCTCTCGCTGCGGGTGGCCGCCGCAGCCGCGACCGTGCGGCTGCCCATCGCCCGGGCCACCTGCGAATGGCTCGCCGCCTTCTGCCCGCCGCTGCCGACGCCGTGGCCGCCCGCGGCCCGGGCCGCGCTGGTCTCGCTGCTGGGGTCCGGTCCGGGCCTGCTGCCGGCCTGGGAGACCTGCGACCGGTACGGGCTGATCGACGCCTGGCTGCCGGAGTGGGCCCGGATGCGCAGCCTCCCGCAGCACCACCCCGTGCACCGCTTCACGCTGGACCGGCACCTGGTGCAGGCGGCGTACGAGGCCAGCGCGTACGCCCGCGACGTGGAGCGCCCCGACCTGCTGCTGATCGGCGCGTTCCTGCACGACGTGGGCAAGGGGTTGCCCGGCGACCACAGCACCGTGGGCGCCCCGATCGCCGCCGACATCGCCACCCGCATCGGCCTGCCGCCCGCCGACGTGGCCACGGTGGAGAAGCTGGTCCGGCTGCACCTGTTGCTGCCCGACATCGCGACCCGGCGGGACCTGAGCGACCCGGTGACGATCTCGACAGTGGCCGGGGCCGTCGGCGACACCGGCACCCTGGATCTGCTGCACGCGCTGGCCCGGGCCGATTCGCACGCCACCGGCCCCGCGGCCTGGTCGGACTGGAAGGGACGGCTGATCGAGGAACTCGTCCGCCGGGTGCACACCGCGCTCGACACGGGTGCCCTGCCCGCACCGCCCCAGCCCGACCCCGAGCTGCTCGAGGGCGACCTGCCCGCCGTACACCTCGAGGGCGACCGGGTCGCGGTGGCCGCGGCCGACCGCCGGGGCCTGCTCGGCAGCGTGGCGGCGTGCCTGGCCCTGCACCGCCTCGACGTGGTCGCGGCGGACGCGTGCTCGGTGGACGGCCGCGCCATCGTCGAGTTCACCACCCAGCCCCGGTACGGCTCCCCGGCCGACCCGGTGGCGCTCGCCGCGGACCTGCGCCGGGTGGCCGTGGGGGACGTGTCCGTGACCCAGCGGCTGCGCGCCCGGGCGAAGTCCGACCGGGCCGGCGCGGCACCGCGCGTGGTGTGGCTGCGCGAGGCCGCGACCGACGCCGTCGTGCTGGAACTGCGCGCACCCGACTCCTCGGGGCTGCTGTACCGCGTGGCCACGGCGCTCGACGACGCCGGCGCCGAGGTCCGCGCCGCGCGGATCTCCACGCTGGGCGGTGACGTGGTGGACGCGTTCTACCTCGTCGGAGCCTGGGCGGACGAGGCGGAACGGGCGAGGGTCGAGGCGGCAGTGCTGGGCGTGGTCTGA
- a CDS encoding glycosyltransferase has translation MGDPAGLLDDYLRVARYHVQRAVPPVAIRLRSLEMRRLLGYTALRDTGTTYEELLAAARGGDTEWLRRIRADVRPSVIAGLAQTIALQDMLPGDRDDALALYELVRTALGAPAVPGAHQGLHAQLTYTWRGAAAARELLAAYPDISAAIRTDLEMDVANPFTGDDGVPVAPWLAAFQRLMPRPYPALEPANGLPPFDRLTAAAEAAPVEEPHRISVIVTAFHPDEGLITAVRSILAQSWRNVEVIIVDDASPPEFDEVLQRAVALGPRIRLVKQSSNQGTYAGRNAGLDAAEGEFVAFQDSDDWSHPRRLELQVRPLLENSRTVATTSDGLAVTEHLVLTRPAVRRGRFNPSSLMFRRQVVMDRIGYFDRVRKAADSEYIGRMRAVYGERAVRHVESEPLALIRLSQGSLSRSEIRAYWMHPARVAYSSAYQQWHSRIAARAAKPHLPRDGGERPFAAPGHLRYARGEAPPLPEYDVVMAGDWRFLQGPQLSAIEEMRALTDRGLRVAVLHLESGRPFARRRHALCDPIQKMINAGRVDQVLTGDVAEAALLIVRHAAVLQFAPGDESLLRPRQVLVVADQAPVRRDGLDHRYEPQACTRTAERLFEAPVLWCPQDPEVRSALRADEPWIELTPWDMPTVVGTERWAAVRDGATRDTPVVGTDLCDQGVWPRDARESLYVYDDLARVDVRLRLPDWPRTDFSLGGPRAHLVYEAADLNLRTFLHQLDFYLHFPHPEAVETFSRPALEAAAQGCVVVTPERHAAMFGDAAVYCAPSEVAGLVKRYAADRVLFAEQSRRARAVVAKAHHAQPYVDRIAGLVHAPRTVAPAQRLPEPQPA, from the coding sequence ATGGGGGATCCAGCCGGTCTGCTCGACGACTACCTGAGGGTCGCCCGGTACCACGTACAGCGGGCCGTGCCGCCGGTCGCGATCCGGTTGCGGTCGCTGGAGATGCGGCGGCTGCTGGGGTACACGGCGCTGCGGGACACCGGGACCACGTACGAGGAGCTGCTGGCGGCCGCGCGTGGCGGTGACACCGAGTGGCTGCGGCGGATCCGCGCCGACGTCCGCCCGTCCGTGATCGCCGGGCTGGCTCAGACCATCGCGTTGCAGGACATGCTGCCCGGCGACCGCGACGACGCGCTGGCCCTGTACGAGCTGGTCCGTACCGCGCTCGGGGCCCCGGCCGTCCCGGGCGCCCACCAGGGGCTGCACGCCCAGCTGACGTACACGTGGCGGGGTGCCGCGGCGGCCCGCGAGCTGCTGGCGGCGTACCCGGACATCAGCGCGGCCATCCGCACGGACCTCGAGATGGACGTGGCCAACCCGTTCACCGGCGACGACGGCGTGCCCGTGGCGCCGTGGCTCGCCGCGTTCCAGCGGCTGATGCCGAGGCCGTACCCGGCGCTCGAGCCGGCGAACGGCCTGCCTCCGTTCGACCGGCTGACGGCCGCCGCCGAGGCCGCACCCGTCGAGGAGCCGCACCGGATCTCCGTGATCGTCACGGCGTTCCACCCCGACGAGGGCCTGATCACCGCGGTCCGGTCGATCCTCGCCCAGTCCTGGCGCAACGTCGAGGTGATCATCGTCGACGACGCCTCGCCGCCGGAGTTCGACGAGGTGCTGCAGCGGGCCGTGGCGCTGGGCCCGCGGATCCGGCTGGTGAAGCAGTCGTCCAACCAGGGCACGTACGCCGGCCGCAACGCCGGGCTCGACGCCGCCGAGGGCGAGTTCGTCGCGTTCCAGGACTCCGACGACTGGTCCCACCCGCGCCGGCTCGAGCTGCAGGTCCGGCCGCTGCTCGAGAACTCCCGCACCGTCGCCACGACCAGCGACGGCCTGGCGGTCACCGAGCATCTCGTGCTGACCCGCCCGGCGGTACGCCGCGGCCGCTTCAACCCGTCGTCGCTGATGTTCCGCCGCCAGGTCGTGATGGACCGGATCGGCTACTTCGACCGGGTCCGCAAGGCCGCCGACTCCGAATACATCGGCCGGATGCGGGCGGTCTACGGCGAACGGGCGGTACGCCACGTCGAGTCCGAGCCGCTCGCGCTGATCCGGCTGTCGCAGGGCTCGCTGTCGCGGTCGGAGATCCGGGCGTACTGGATGCACCCGGCTCGGGTCGCGTACTCGTCGGCGTACCAGCAGTGGCACAGCCGCATCGCGGCCCGGGCGGCGAAACCCCACCTGCCACGGGACGGCGGCGAGCGGCCGTTCGCCGCGCCCGGCCACCTCCGGTACGCCCGGGGCGAGGCGCCGCCGCTGCCGGAGTACGACGTGGTGATGGCCGGCGACTGGCGGTTCCTGCAGGGCCCGCAGCTGTCCGCGATCGAGGAGATGCGGGCGCTCACGGACCGGGGGCTGCGGGTCGCCGTGCTGCACCTCGAGTCCGGGCGGCCGTTCGCGCGGCGCCGGCACGCGCTGTGCGACCCGATCCAGAAGATGATCAACGCGGGCCGGGTGGACCAGGTGCTCACCGGCGACGTCGCCGAGGCCGCGCTGCTGATCGTGCGGCACGCCGCGGTGCTGCAGTTCGCGCCGGGTGACGAAAGCCTGCTGCGTCCCCGCCAGGTGCTCGTCGTCGCCGACCAGGCCCCGGTACGCCGCGACGGCCTCGACCACCGGTACGAGCCGCAGGCGTGCACGCGCACGGCGGAGCGGCTGTTCGAGGCGCCGGTGTTGTGGTGCCCACAGGACCCCGAGGTGCGCTCGGCGCTGCGCGCGGACGAACCGTGGATCGAGCTGACGCCGTGGGACATGCCGACCGTCGTGGGCACCGAGCGGTGGGCGGCGGTCCGCGACGGCGCCACCCGGGACACGCCCGTGGTCGGCACCGACCTGTGCGACCAGGGGGTGTGGCCGCGCGACGCCCGGGAGTCGCTGTACGTGTACGACGACCTGGCCCGGGTGGACGTGCGGCTGCGGTTGCCGGACTGGCCGCGTACGGACTTCAGCCTGGGCGGCCCCCGTGCGCACCTCGTCTACGAGGCAGCGGACCTGAACCTGCGGACGTTCCTGCACCAGCTGGACTTCTACCTGCACTTCCCGCACCCGGAGGCGGTGGAGACGTTCTCCCGGCCGGCCCTGGAGGCGGCCGCGCAGGGGTGCGTCGTGGTGACGCCCGAACGGCACGCGGCCATGTTCGGCGATGCGGCCGTCTACTGTGCTCCGTCCGAGGTGGCGGGGCTGGTGAAGCGCTACGCCGCGGACCGGGTGCTCTTCGCCGAGCAGAGCCGCCGCGCGCGGGCCGTCGTGGCGAAGGCCCACCACGCCCAGCCGTACGTGGACCGCATCGCCGGCCTGGTGCACGCGCCCCGGACCGTCGCGCCCGCCCAGCGGCTCCCGGAACCTCAGCCGGCGTAG
- a CDS encoding O-methyltransferase produces the protein MSGLTSVGGRLAVRLRSLTRPQAVVLMVVLAVVAGIWAAAATGHQGLATSLVAVLLLGVLLGVLHLSRWMGGLHRANQAANRDLRVVVEQMQRRVVAAVEKERLAAGDRHQELTRSLTRGLRQNGHGTDMLLRAQSREIEAMFQLFGEFTPRAPMPSSGDFALNPTDLLELLHIVRLRRPQLVVELGSGTSTVWLAYALEKIGGRLVSLDHDADYAGRTRDQLDAHGLSGVAEVRTAPLSDIVVDGKSYRWYDVEKLADLRGIDLLLIDGPPTATGPDARYPAMHALENRLAPVATVVLDDANRPDEQDAVRRWTENVTGLTAEPQRLGRHVVMSYSRSGAAVPA, from the coding sequence ATGAGTGGCCTGACCAGCGTCGGTGGCCGGCTGGCGGTCCGGCTGCGGAGCCTGACCCGCCCGCAGGCGGTCGTCCTCATGGTGGTGCTGGCGGTCGTCGCCGGCATCTGGGCCGCGGCCGCCACCGGGCACCAGGGCCTCGCCACGTCCCTGGTCGCCGTGCTGCTGCTGGGCGTGCTGCTCGGCGTGCTGCACCTGTCGCGGTGGATGGGCGGGCTGCACCGGGCGAACCAGGCCGCGAACCGCGACCTGCGGGTCGTCGTCGAGCAGATGCAGCGCCGCGTCGTCGCCGCCGTGGAGAAGGAACGGCTCGCCGCCGGCGACCGGCACCAGGAGCTGACCCGCAGCCTCACCCGCGGGCTGCGGCAGAACGGCCACGGCACCGACATGCTGCTGCGCGCGCAGAGCCGTGAGATCGAGGCGATGTTCCAGCTGTTCGGTGAGTTCACGCCGCGCGCGCCGATGCCGTCGTCGGGCGATTTCGCGCTGAACCCGACGGACCTGCTGGAGTTGCTGCACATCGTGCGGCTGCGCCGCCCGCAGCTGGTGGTCGAGCTCGGCAGCGGCACCTCCACGGTGTGGCTGGCGTACGCGCTGGAGAAGATCGGCGGCCGGCTGGTGTCGCTCGACCACGACGCCGACTACGCGGGGCGTACCCGTGACCAGTTGGACGCGCACGGGCTCTCCGGGGTGGCCGAGGTGCGTACCGCGCCGCTGAGCGACATCGTCGTGGACGGCAAGAGCTACCGCTGGTACGACGTGGAGAAGCTTGCCGACCTGCGCGGCATCGACCTGCTGCTGATCGACGGCCCGCCGACGGCCACCGGGCCCGACGCGCGGTACCCGGCGATGCACGCGCTGGAGAACCGCCTGGCGCCGGTGGCCACGGTGGTTCTCGACGACGCGAACCGCCCCGACGAGCAGGACGCCGTACGCCGATGGACCGAGAACGTCACCGGCCTCACCGCCGAGCCGCAGCGGCTCGGCCGGCACGTGGTCATGTCGTACTCGCGCAGCGGGGCGGCCGTACCCGCCTGA
- a CDS encoding CAP domain-containing protein, giving the protein MPKTLVRRLATLALIPAAALAGLVTVAAPAEAAVVSTSTLQTQVVALSNQQRVKAGCRALRVNANLLWASRGHSKYMATTGVFSHTGARNSTFISRDRAAGYTAPRSENIAWGYRTAAEVVNAWMRSPGHRANLLDCGARTFAVGVVYAANGTPYYTQDFGSR; this is encoded by the coding sequence GTGCCGAAGACCCTGGTCCGTCGCCTCGCCACCCTCGCGCTGATCCCCGCCGCGGCCCTCGCCGGCCTGGTCACCGTGGCGGCCCCGGCCGAAGCCGCCGTGGTCTCCACCTCCACGCTGCAGACGCAGGTCGTCGCCCTGTCGAACCAGCAGCGGGTCAAGGCCGGCTGCCGGGCGCTGCGGGTGAACGCGAACCTCCTGTGGGCCAGCCGCGGCCACAGCAAGTACATGGCCACCACCGGCGTGTTCAGCCACACCGGCGCGCGCAACTCCACGTTCATCAGCCGTGACCGGGCGGCCGGCTACACCGCTCCGCGCAGCGAGAACATCGCGTGGGGCTACCGCACCGCTGCCGAGGTCGTCAACGCGTGGATGCGCTCGCCGGGTCACCGCGCCAACCTGCTCGACTGTGGCGCCCGTACGTTCGCCGTCGGCGTCGTCTACGCCGCCAACGGCACCCCGTACTACACCCAGGACTTCGGCTCGCGCTGA